The window TAGTGATGAAGGTCAAGGTTTTCCATAAATTCAAAGCCGGCATGTGCCCCTGGACCGTAGAATCCTGTTTGCACTTCGTTCCCTTCGGAGGCAGTTGCTTGAATCGAGAGTCTACTATAGATCCGCGTATCCTCCACAAATTTACCTTCCGAGTTAGCAATGAGGATATGTTGTTGTTCATCCAAATAGCGAATGCCAACCTGACTAATACGTTCATCATAACTTCGCGCAATTTCATTGGCCTGTCGCATGACGTCTGCTTTTCTTGCATGTTCGACAGTGTTTGGTGTTAGTAAGATTTTGTGAATAGGGGTTATATGTTCTGGATGGAGCGGATGGATGGTGCCAGCAGCGCCCCCCTTGATGGCAAGTGCAGCTCGTCTCGCTGCTATTAGCAAGCCTTCTTCTGAGATATCGTTCGTGTAGGTGTAAATAGATTGGAGTCCACTAAAAATACGTATGCCAATGCCAAAATCACGCCCAGATATACTTTGTTCAATTTTTCCGCCTCGTAAAGTAAGTGAATTCACGTATTTATCTTCAATGAATAATTCCGAAAAATCCCCCCCTGAAGTAAGGGCTGCTTGCAGTACATTTTCAATAACCGACTGTTTAATCATCTATCTTCCTCCTTTTCTCAATTGTAGCGTACTTACTATATTTATTTACGAAATAATAGAAAGATTCCATATTTTGATGATTTACAGAAAGTAAATTAGAAAAATATGTTTGGAGAGGTGAGAGGGTATGAATCATAGGTTAAATACATATGAAATTCAGAAAATTCCCAATATGCACAAGTTATGCAGAGAAATAGTGAATAGAAGTGGTGGATTTCTTGGGGGAAAATTGATTAAAGATTAGAAAATATTGCAAAAACTAATTGTATTAGTTAAAATGTTAATAAGATTAGTTTTGAAAGGGGATTTGATGAAAAATGAAGATTACAAAGATTGGTACAGTTTTTCAATTGTCATTTATGCCAAGATTATTTCCTGTTAATTGTTATTTTATAGAAGAAGAAAACGGGCTTACATTGATTGATGCAGCTCTACCATATAGCGCAAAAAGTATCATAGCTGCGGCCAAGGATATAGGAAAGCCGATTACAAGAATTATTATTACGCACGCACATAATGATCATATCGGCGCACTAGACACGCTAAAAGAATTATTACCTGAAAGTCAGGTGTACATATCTTCTAGAGATGCGCTGTTATTAGAAGGAAATTCGATATTGCTACAGAATGAAAAGAACGTACCCATTCGTGGAGGTCTTCCAAAAAATATTGCAACCAAACCAGATGTATTACTTGAAGAAGGTGATTGTGTTGGTTCATTAGAAGTGATTGCAACACCAGGCCATACCCCAGGTTCTATCAGTCTTTTCGACACACGCAATAGAAGCTTAATTGCTGGCGATGCACTAATAACTAGGGGAAAGCTTGTAGTATCTGGCATGATGAATCCATTGTTCCCGTTTCCAGCGCTAGCAACATGGGATAAATGCACAGCTCTTGAAAGTGCCAAAAAATTAAGTGATTATAAGCCAAACTTACTTGCTGTTGGTCATGGGAAGATGTTAGAGCAACCCCAGAAACTTTTGGATAGGGCCATCGCACAAGCAGAAATTAAATTTTTACAATCAAAATAGGAAGTGAGAATAACATGTCCCGACGAATAAAATTAGATGTATCGATTATTTTACAAAAGGCAACGGAGTTAGTGGATGAATATGGGCTAGACCAACTTTCAATCGGGTTATTAGCAGAAAAATTGGAAGTACGGCCGCCTTCCTTATATAACCATCTAGATGGGTTAAATGGCTTAAAGCAAAAGTTAGCCATTCAAGGCGTAAAAAAGCTAAATGAAACGATGCTTCAATCTGCAGTAGGGCGTTCAGGGGATGATGCTGTCCGCGCCATTAGTAAAGCATATATTCAATTTGTAAGAATGCATCCGGGGCTTTATGATGCTAGCACGCGTTTTCCAGATGCGAACGACCAAGAGTTGCAGCAAGCACAGGAGGCTATTGTGCAACTGGTAGTTCAAGTGTTAGATGCCTATCATCTGCAAGACGAAATGGCGATTCATATGGTGAGGGGATTACGAAGTATTTTACATGGTTTCACTTCGATTGAACAGATGGGCGGATTCGGGATGCCACTTGATATCAATCAAAGCTTTTCAATCCTCATCAACACTTTTATTGAGGGCATTCATGCAGTGGCTTCCAATGAAGATGGATGGATACAGATGGATAACTAAAATCGTTTGTATAGATACCTTACCTACCATTTTATGGATGAATAGATAAGGATGATTAAAAATAGCCTCTAATTATCTAGTTCTTGAAGACATGTCATAATTCTCTTCAACTTTAGCCAAACTGATGGAAATGACTTGGAGAAGGTGATGACATGCTGAACGACTATCATGCAGGAGACAATGTCTATATTTTTTATAGGAATCCACATATTCAAGATGTAGTGGATATACAGGAAGCAGCTGTGGTGAAGAATCCAGATAATCCAGCTGAATTAGCGCTCTTTCTATTTGAAACGTACTATCCTTTAACGACTGACCTTGTGGTATTTGCCAGTGAAATGGATGCCGAACAGGCGTATCATCAGTATTTTCTTTGATAAAGGGTGCACATGAAAATGCCATTTACAAAATGTTCATTATAAAGAGTACACTTTAGGCTGTATGAACTCATAACAATTATTTTCACAGTAAAAACAGTATGTAAATTATTAATTTCAGAAAATTCACTTTATATTCATAATTTATTGTAATTAAGAATATAACGTTAGGATTTTTGTAATATAATAAATTTAATTCATGAAATAACTGATAGTTACGAATACTATTACCTTTTATGAATTTGAAAAAGTACATATTTTGAAAATTTTTGGAGGTGTAACTTAATGAAAAAGTATTTTTTGTTTATGGCAACTTTTTTAACAATCGGTATTTTGTCAGCGTGTTCGTCAGATGAAGCGGACAACACAGAATCCTCTGACAAAGAAACGACAATAACTGTGTCTGCTGATGAGGAGGCTATTGCTTCTGCAAAAGCTGCGTTCCAACAAATAGGGGAAGTACCGGTTCCTGAAGATAACCCAATTACAGATGAAAAAGTTGAGCTAGGGAAACGTTTATTCTTTGATTCTAGATTATCTGGAAATAATATTCAAAGTTGTAGTTCATGTCATCAACCTCAAGCAGGCTATGGGGATAATTTAGCTACATTTATTGGGTTTGAAGGATTCAAAGGACATAGAAATAGTCCTACAATTATAAATTCAGCGTATTATTCTGAAAACTTCTGGGATGGACGTGCTAGTAGTTTAGAAGAACAAGCACAAGGACCTATTACTGCAGAAGGTGAAATGAACCAAGATCTTGATGGATTAGTAGAAGAATTAAAAGCAGTTCCTGAATATGTAACTGATTTCCAAACAGTTTTTGGTGAAGAAATTTCTACCAATAATATCTTGAAAGCAATTGCTACATTTGAAAGAAAAATTGTAATTAAAGATACTGCTTTTGACAAATACTTAGCCGGTGATGACACTGCAATTGCTGATGTAGCGAAAGAGGGGATGCTACTTTACAATGGCAAAGCAAGTTGTATTGTGTGTCATACGACGCCAACATTGTCTGATGGAAAGTACTATAACTTAGGGATTGAAGGCGATGAAGGTCGTTATGCAGTAACTAATAATGAAGCTGATAAGGGTACATTTAGAACTGCTTCTTTACGTGGGGTTACTCATACAGGCCCTTATATGCATGATGGTAGTTTAGCTACATTAAAAGATGTTGTTGAATTCTATAACGAAGGCGGAGGAGCGGATGCTAATAAAAGTAATCTAATCCAACCACTTGGTTTAACGGATAAAGAAATTGATCAATTAGTTGCTTTCTTAGAAACTTTAGGTGGAGAAGTGCCACAAGTAGAAGCTCCTAAAGCATACTAAAATAATATATAAATGAAATTTAGGGACCATTGCGAAATACCGAAAGGTACAAAGTAATGGTTCCTTTTTGAATGAACGAAAAAAGAGGACGAAAAAATGATGGAAGGGGATTATCTTAGGGAGACGCGAAAGTAATGTAGAAGTAGGTGATGCTTATTTTTGCTACCATGAATTTGAAGAAAATTACTACTTAGAAACACTTACTGTGTAAGCAGTGCTTATAAGAGCTACTGACTTTAAACTAAATACACCATCTGAATGTAAATCACAGAAAAAATTACAAGGTTACGAGATTTGACCAGCATTCTCGAAACCTTGTGTCTTCAATCTGAAGGCTCCGTATTTAACTGAGCCTTATTTCTATCTTTATTAACCTGCATATGAATGCAGACCTGCAAGTAAAAAGTTAACGAATACGAGGTTAAAAATAATAAGTCCAAATCCAACAATTACTAACCATGCGGATTTTTCACCTTGCCAATTTCGTGATAAACGTAAGTGTAAAAAAGAAGAATAAAATAACCAAGAAACTAATGCCCAAACTTCTTTAGGATCCCAACTCCAAAAACTACCCCAGGCAATTTGTGCCCATATCATACCAAAAATTAAAGCACCCAATGTAAAAATCGGATATCCAATTAGTACAGAACGATAACATATTTCATCTAGCAAATCAGCGCTAATATTTTTAGTAAATGGTTGTAAAATAGCAGCAAATCGCTTTCTTGTAATCAATCTAACTAAAATATGTAAAATTGCGCCAAAAATAAATGACCAAATGAATGTATTTATTTTATTTGCATCAACAACATCACCAATAAACGAAGGTGTTTCAATAAATGAATCAGAGCCTGTATCGGATACTAATACGCCATCTGTTGGACCTAAAATAATTGGCATACGATATTCGATATATTTTTCTCCATTATCAATTTGGAAAACTGCTGAGTATCCGCCTGCAGTAGTAAATGAAAGTGTAGCAATAATAAACCCTGCTGTAACAAAAAGTGTAAAAAGAACAGTTTCTAACCAAAAAGCCTTTTTAGATTTAACATTCTGGTCTACTACTTTTACTAAGTAAATGATAGCAATAACGAAACTAACAGCTAAAATTCCCTGCCCTAATGCAGACAACATTACATGAATTTGTAAAAAGTTACTTTTTAATGAGGGGGCAAGGGGAGTAATGTCTCTTGAAAACATACTTGCAAAACCTATCATTAATACAACTAACGGTAATGTAAACATGCCTATTACACTTAAACGATAAATGAAAAATAGTATAATAAACGCTATAATAAACATTAATCCAAAAAAGGTTGTAAATTCATACATATTACTGACTGGTGCATATCCACCTACAATCCAACGAAATATAAAGGAAGTAATTTGAAACATACATCCAATAATTGTAATCACAAATCCAACATTAGCAACCTTTGCAGAGTTCTTTATAGCTACAGCTTTTTTCTGGCGTATAGAAGCTCCAAAAAATAATGTAGCAACTAAGTATAAAGCAAAGGCTATCGTTAATAAATATCCACTTGCTTCTTGCATTATTTAATCCTCCATCTTTCATTATTTCTTTTTATTATCCACTAATTGATCTTCTGGAATAGTTAATGGTAATTCTTCCAAAACTTTTTCCAACTCTCTCCTTAATCCAAAATAATTTTTATTTGTATGAGAGGCAATTAAAACTTCATCCTCTTTCACAGCTATCCACACGCGGCGATGATACCAAAATGAACCTATCATTACACCAATTATAAAAATTGTTCCTCCAACAAATAAAACTGGTAACATTAAGTCTTTCTTTACAAGCAAATATGTAATATAGTCATAGCCTTCTTGTACATAATTCAAGGCATAATTATTTTGTGAATTATTCGGCTCAAGTAAACCTAACATCGTAAAGTAAATCGTTTCTCCATCAGGAGATTCTGGTGTAATCATTTTAAATAGAATAAAAGGGTTATTTGGATTAGCTGATAGACTTGTTGGCTGTTCATCTTCGTCTAAAGAAAAATCGGGGAGATATTCTTCAATAACTACTACATATCCATCACCTAAATCATATGTCCTTTCTGGATTCATTAAATCTACTGTAATTGTACCAATTGGTTTTCCATAAGAATTCTCTTTCTTCTGTAATGCAAATGTAATATCACTAAATTGAGCATCATAACCCATTTGGTAAATTGCATAACCATCGAATTTTAAAGGTTTATTCATCATCACATCGTATTCTGTAATTTCTTCCAATTCAGGCGTAGCACCAGCAATAGTCTCACTAACAGATTTGTATAAAACACCATGTGTTGTATAACTTTTAATAATTGAACCATTATTTTTTTCTAAAGCACTTGCAAATGCTTTGTTGTCTTCTTCATCATACATTTCTACAATAAACTCGTTATTTTTGAAATAATATGCGCCATCTGTTCCTGGGATAACAACTGTATCTCCCTCTCTAACAGCTAAAGACTCCTCAATATGTATTCCTGGAACCAAACGTAACATACAACCCGCAATGAAGATAATTAACCCAATGTGATTAATATATGGGCCCCAACGGGAAAAACGCCCTTTCTCAGCTAAAAGACTTTGATTTTCGATTCGTACATTATAGTGATGCTTCTTCAATCGTTGCTCTAATTCAGTCATATTCACTTTTGAACTAGCAATCTTAGTTGATGAAAAAAAACGTTGACGTTTCATAAATCCATTTGAACGTTCAACACGTTGTTTCTTCAACGCACGATAAAGGGGGACAAAACGGTCTAAACTGCAAATAATTAAAGAGGCAGCTACTAAAAAAACGAGCGTAATATACCACCAAGTTCCATATAATTTATGAAATCCCAACATATAAAAAATAGAACCAAAAACCCCGTATTCCGCTTCAAAAAATTGCTCAACGGTTGTCCCAAAGGGGATTACTGTATTTTTTTCTTGTGGCAATAATGAGCCGATAGCAGATGCAACTAACGTAATGAATAAAAGACAAATTGCAAATTTAACAGAAGAAAATATAGTCCAAACTTTATCTATGAAGGATTTTTTATGTATTATTGAACGTCTTGCAACTCCCTCATAACGCATATCGACTAACTTGTTATTAGTTTTTTCATTATGTCCTAATGATCTACCACAAGCTTCACATAAATTGGTTCCATGTGGATTCACATGACCACAGACGCATTTTACTCTATCCATAAAAATATATTCTCTTGTAATTAGATAGACGGTGGTTGAACATGATAATAATAGTATTTTTGGATAATAAACTTTCGTATCAATTTAAGGATATCTAATCGAAAAAGTTCATCGTGCTTCTTCCCTAAATAGAAAATATTGCCGTCCAATATTAACAAGAGAACAAACCCTCCCTTCTGTGTATCAAGATGTTGGTTTAATTTTATCCATACTTGCTCGAATAGATTCTTCTGATAGTGTTCCGGATATAATATCAACTATCATGCCATCTTTATCAATTAAAAATGTAGTAGGTAACGGAATAAAATCATATAAACTTGTTACGGTACCTCCACTATCATATAGAATAGGGAAATTCAATCCATACTGATCTATAAAGTTATTTACTCTTAACTCTGCTTCACCAATATTTATGGCTAAAATTTCTACACCGTCTGCTTGATATTCCTTAAATACGTTGTTCATATAAGGCATTTCTTTTTTACAAGGTCCACAATACGTGCCCCAAAAGTTTAAAAAAACCCCTTTCCCTTTATAATTCGATAGTTGAAATTCCACACCATTCATATCTTTTAAAATAAAATTCGGTGCTTCATCACCAATCGAAATGATATCCTTCTTCTCTTTGAAAAAACTCATACACAGAGTATAGATTAATGCACCAATGATTAATGCCAAGACGACGGTTCTCATCGCCAATCTTCTTTTTTTTGTTTCCATGCACTCCCTCCTTATATTGGCGCTTTCAGTATATCATTTAATTTAAATATAATATTTTATAAAATTGAAAATTATATGATAATTATTTCAATTTGCTTTTTTCTGTTTTTTATTCTATCTGAAAATTACTGAAGCAGTCAGATTTGTTCGTATGTTTTCAACTATATTTAATTGAAAAAGCCCGGTGTATCAATGTATAAACCAAAAATTTTCGAAGTGTAATGGATGGTGAGCGAACACTAGGTGTTCATATTTATCGAGCTTCAAGATTGTGAAAAATGTTACCAAAGTATGGCGGAAGTTAGTAGAAATTATTACTATTTATATAATGAAATAGTTTTTTATTTATATCGTAGTTCGGTAATATTATAATAATTTAGAAATCTTAATTAATTTATATTTGAAAGAAAACCAAAGTAATTCGGTTGTTTTTTGGACACTAATTTCTGATGAGGAGGAAGTTGTAATGTTAAGAAAAAGTTTATTTGCAGTTTTGTTAGTACTTTTACTTGGAATAGTTGGTTGTAGTGGGGATGAAAGTAGTGAGGAGAATGATGCTATAGAAAATGAAACAACAGTGGTAAAGGATAAAGCTCAGGAATTCTATAACAAAAAATGTGCTAATTGTCATGGTCAAAATTTAGAAGGTATCGTAGGACCAGCATTAATAACGACTGGTTCTATGTATGACGAAGAGGAATTGTTAGATATTATTGTAAATGGTATTGATAAAACAACAATGCCTGGAGGATTATTAGAAGGTGAAGAAGCAGAAGTAGTAGCTCAATGGTTAGCACAGCAAAAATAAATTTTAGAGCAATTTGATGGTAGTGGAGATGAAAAATACTGTTTACAGTTAGGAAAATAGGGGTAAATGGTCGATTAGTATTTTACATAGTAATTGCAAAAGTTTACCGAAAGATACTTTTTAAAAATGATCTGACTCAAAAAATTGAGTTTGTTTAGTCCTTTTTCTTTTAAAATAAAAATATCTATATGAACCCGTTGATTTTCGCTATGGCGGACGCTTTGCAGGGTTTTTTTGCTCATACTAACTTGGATGTTCTCTATATTGCTTGTCACTGGTGGAGCGAAAACGCTGAAGTTCGATACATTCAAACCTTCTGTGGAACAGGCAATTCGGTTCTCGACAGAGCACATGGCAGTGTCATTATTGTTATTTTTTTAAATGCGAATAAAACGAAATTAGAATATTTTACTTGAGAGCACATACTTGGATGTGCTTTTTTGTCGTCTAGCGCCACATGTGCTGTATAATCCGATTGTCGATGGTAAGCCTAAATGGATAGGATTAAAAAAGAGGAGATGTCACCATGTACTCATTTCAACCAAACTGTTGGTCAGAACACGAGGAGCTAGAGGTTGTCATGCTTTGTGCACCTTCTAAATTGGATGTACCTGATTTGAAAACGGCGGAGAATGTGCAATGGAGCGCTTCTGTTCATCAGGCAAGAGCACTGGAAAATTTTCTGGAACTTAAAGGCGTTTTAGAAAATGAAGGGGTCAAAGTCATTGATTATTCGCAGGAGCTACCAGCACAGGAACAACAACTAAGTGATCAGCTTCTGAATCGCTATTTTGTGCGTGATCTTGCCTGTGTCTTTGGCAATCAGATTGTACCGGGAGAAGCGGGTATTTCGATGAGACGCCCTGAGTATGTACATGCCCATACATTATTGGAAAAATGGTTTCCTAAACATTATAACCACAACAAAGACCCTAGAAAAGCATTAGAGTTTGGAGATGTCCTGATTCTCAATAAAGACGCTGTGCTTATTAATATTGGGGTACGAACAACAATTGAAGGTGTGGAGAGTATAAAGGAAAAAATCTTTGAAGCAGGCTTTTGTGAAATCGGTATTATTGACTTACCTCGGAGTTCGGATACCCTTCATTTGGATATGAATTGTAATGTGGCGAATGAGGATCTCGTGATGGCGAAGAGCTTTATGCGTTATTTTCCTGTACATGTGATGACGTCACAAACGACGCGTTTTGATATGACGGATCAGTTTTTAAAACGCCACGGCTTTGAGGTCTATTGGCTCGATAAATATAAGTCGATTCCTGATATTAACTTTCTAAACCTGAATCCAGAGACATTGTTAATTAGTAAGAAAGCTACGAAACAACCATTTAAAAATCATCCAAAATTACAAAAGAAGAACATTATCGAAATAGAAGTGACAGAGCTCGAAAAAGGCGGCGGGGGTATTCGCTGTATGACAATGCCGTTAGTGCGGAAAAGGTAATTATCTTATAGGCATCGGAGTGATTCGAATGGCATTAAAAACAAGTAAAGGTCGTATGTCATGGTGGCAACTTTCCCTTCTCGGTGTGGGCTGTACATTAGGGACAGGATTTTTCCTTGGGACGAGTATGGCTATTGAGAAAAGTGGTCCAGCAGTGTTAATTCCTTTTTTAGTAGCGGCAATTGGCACCTACCTCGTTTATGATGCACTGGTGAAGATGTCTGTTAATAATCCAGATAAGGGCTCATTCCGTACCTATGCTAAACAAGCATTTGGCAAGTGGGCTGGATTTAGCAATGGGTGGGTCTATTTGATGTCTGAAATGCTGATAATGGGCAGTCAGTTAATGGCATTAGGAATCTTTACACAGTTTTGGTTTCCAACATGGCCATTATGGGTTGCTACATCCATTTTCGCAATACTTGGTTTGATGGTCATTCTTACGGGTATGAAGGGCTTTGAAAATTTTCAAAATATCTTTGGTGTGCTGAAAACCGCTGCCATTGTTATGTTCATTGTCATAGCCGTCATGCTCGTTTTTAAAGGATTCAATGGGGAACCAAGGCAAGTGTATGCTTTGACAGAAAACTATCAGAGCTTCTTTTCAGAGGGGGTGAAAGGTATATGGCTTGGATTATTGTATGCATTTTATGCTTTTGGCGGTATCGAAGTGATGGGTCTATTAGTAATTGATTTAAAAGATCCAAAACAAGCACCTAAAGCTGGAAAAGTGATGATTGTCGCACTAACTACGATTTATGTCATCGCCATTGGCTTTGCACTTACGCTTGTTCCTTGGGGAGATTTTCATGTAGATGAAAGTCCCTTTATTACGGCACTTAAAAATTTTCATATTCCGTATGTAACGGATATCATTAATGGCATTCTAATTATTGCAGGCTTCTCCACAATGGTTGCCTCTTTGTATGCTGTGCTAACAATTTTAACGACGCTTGCAGAAGATCGAGATGCACCGGCTTGTCTAGCAAAAAAAGGCAAGCAAAAAGTACCATTGCCTGCATTTCTCTTTGTAACAGGTGGTTTAATCATTACCATTGTCATCGGGTTTTTAATACCAGAAAAGATCTTTGAATACTTGATAACAGCTGCGGGCCTGATGCTGATCTATAATTGGCTCTTTATTTTAGTGACGTATGCCAAGCTTATGGACTTATCGACAGCACAGCATATTAAAAATAGCATAGGTATGGTATTGATAGCGGTAACCGTATCAGGGACGTTAGGCGAAAAAACAAGCAGACTCGGATTTTATGTGAGCCTGCTTTTCTTAGTCATAATCGGAATCGCGACACTACTGATGATGAAAAAATGGCGAAACCATCAGCGTACTTGATGACAGCTCTTACTCTTGCGGTGGAAACTTGAGATCCAGTTGCATCTTGAAAAATGGACATGAGGCTGGACTATGGTCATCATCACTGATAAAATACTGTTGCCATTCGTAATTGTCTGCTTGCCCGTACCATTTTAAATCAGGATGACCTGGAATGGCATCATAGGCATCGATGCGCTTGCGTATTAATTTTTTTAATTTGCGTCCAAAGACAGTGGTGTCGTTCATATCTGCAAACACCCAGCGAGGCTGAAATGCCATGAACAGCGTGGGGAAGTAACGACTTTTGCGCAATTGATGAGCCGGCGTAGCACAAAATACAAAATAAGGCTCACCGTTAAAGCAAAATTCCCATTGATGATTGGAGGGATCTGACGGTATATCTGCTGGCCAATCCTTGTCATCAAATGTGGTTAAATTGTTTAAAACGGACCAAAATAATTGTCGATAATCCTCCACCTCAAAGCCTTTAAGTAGCTCTTCAGGTGTTTCAAAGAAAATAGCAAGTGAGGTATATCTCCCGGAGGTTCGTGCGCATAGATCGTATGCCCTTAAGCAATCTGCTAATTCTTTTGCGGTATGAACCTCCCGTGGATCCCCAACAAAACCATAGCGCAGCTCATTCGATAAAAAACCCTTTCTTGCTGGGATACAAGGGAACGTGTTTGCGTCATCGGCAATCATGGCTGAGAAGGCGTTGTAAGCGGTTTGTTGCCAGATAGGAAGGGTTTCTGAATGTTTGTCTAACCAATGCTTTTCTAAAACTGCACCCACTTGAGTCTCCTCCTTCTATACATCCTTAGACTATTAATG of the Lysinibacillus fusiformis genome contains:
- a CDS encoding MBL fold metallo-hydrolase, coding for MKITKIGTVFQLSFMPRLFPVNCYFIEEENGLTLIDAALPYSAKSIIAAAKDIGKPITRIIITHAHNDHIGALDTLKELLPESQVYISSRDALLLEGNSILLQNEKNVPIRGGLPKNIATKPDVLLEEGDCVGSLEVIATPGHTPGSISLFDTRNRSLIAGDALITRGKLVVSGMMNPLFPFPALATWDKCTALESAKKLSDYKPNLLAVGHGKMLEQPQKLLDRAIAQAEIKFLQSK
- a CDS encoding TetR/AcrR family transcriptional regulator, giving the protein MSRRIKLDVSIILQKATELVDEYGLDQLSIGLLAEKLEVRPPSLYNHLDGLNGLKQKLAIQGVKKLNETMLQSAVGRSGDDAVRAISKAYIQFVRMHPGLYDASTRFPDANDQELQQAQEAIVQLVVQVLDAYHLQDEMAIHMVRGLRSILHGFTSIEQMGGFGMPLDINQSFSILINTFIEGIHAVASNEDGWIQMDN
- a CDS encoding transcriptional regulator SplA domain-containing protein produces the protein MLNDYHAGDNVYIFYRNPHIQDVVDIQEAAVVKNPDNPAELALFLFETYYPLTTDLVVFASEMDAEQAYHQYFL
- a CDS encoding cytochrome-c peroxidase; the protein is MKKYFLFMATFLTIGILSACSSDEADNTESSDKETTITVSADEEAIASAKAAFQQIGEVPVPEDNPITDEKVELGKRLFFDSRLSGNNIQSCSSCHQPQAGYGDNLATFIGFEGFKGHRNSPTIINSAYYSENFWDGRASSLEEQAQGPITAEGEMNQDLDGLVEELKAVPEYVTDFQTVFGEEISTNNILKAIATFERKIVIKDTAFDKYLAGDDTAIADVAKEGMLLYNGKASCIVCHTTPTLSDGKYYNLGIEGDEGRYAVTNNEADKGTFRTASLRGVTHTGPYMHDGSLATLKDVVEFYNEGGGADANKSNLIQPLGLTDKEIDQLVAFLETLGGEVPQVEAPKAY
- the ccsB gene encoding c-type cytochrome biogenesis protein CcsB, producing MQEASGYLLTIAFALYLVATLFFGASIRQKKAVAIKNSAKVANVGFVITIIGCMFQITSFIFRWIVGGYAPVSNMYEFTTFFGLMFIIAFIILFFIYRLSVIGMFTLPLVVLMIGFASMFSRDITPLAPSLKSNFLQIHVMLSALGQGILAVSFVIAIIYLVKVVDQNVKSKKAFWLETVLFTLFVTAGFIIATLSFTTAGGYSAVFQIDNGEKYIEYRMPIILGPTDGVLVSDTGSDSFIETPSFIGDVVDANKINTFIWSFIFGAILHILVRLITRKRFAAILQPFTKNISADLLDEICYRSVLIGYPIFTLGALIFGMIWAQIAWGSFWSWDPKEVWALVSWLFYSSFLHLRLSRNWQGEKSAWLVIVGFGLIIFNLVFVNFLLAGLHSYAG
- the resB gene encoding cytochrome c biogenesis protein ResB, with product MDRVKCVCGHVNPHGTNLCEACGRSLGHNEKTNNKLVDMRYEGVARRSIIHKKSFIDKVWTIFSSVKFAICLLFITLVASAIGSLLPQEKNTVIPFGTTVEQFFEAEYGVFGSIFYMLGFHKLYGTWWYITLVFLVAASLIICSLDRFVPLYRALKKQRVERSNGFMKRQRFFSSTKIASSKVNMTELEQRLKKHHYNVRIENQSLLAEKGRFSRWGPYINHIGLIIFIAGCMLRLVPGIHIEESLAVREGDTVVIPGTDGAYYFKNNEFIVEMYDEEDNKAFASALEKNNGSIIKSYTTHGVLYKSVSETIAGATPELEEITEYDVMMNKPLKFDGYAIYQMGYDAQFSDITFALQKKENSYGKPIGTITVDLMNPERTYDLGDGYVVVIEEYLPDFSLDEDEQPTSLSANPNNPFILFKMITPESPDGETIYFTMLGLLEPNNSQNNYALNYVQEGYDYITYLLVKKDLMLPVLFVGGTIFIIGVMIGSFWYHRRVWIAVKEDEVLIASHTNKNYFGLRRELEKVLEELPLTIPEDQLVDNKKK
- the resA gene encoding thiol-disulfide oxidoreductase ResA; this translates as METKKRRLAMRTVVLALIIGALIYTLCMSFFKEKKDIISIGDEAPNFILKDMNGVEFQLSNYKGKGVFLNFWGTYCGPCKKEMPYMNNVFKEYQADGVEILAINIGEAELRVNNFIDQYGLNFPILYDSGGTVTSLYDFIPLPTTFLIDKDGMIVDIISGTLSEESIRASMDKIKPTS
- a CDS encoding c-type cytochrome; translated protein: MLRKSLFAVLLVLLLGIVGCSGDESSEENDAIENETTVVKDKAQEFYNKKCANCHGQNLEGIVGPALITTGSMYDEEELLDIIVNGIDKTTMPGGLLEGEEAEVVAQWLAQQK
- a CDS encoding arginine deiminase family protein gives rise to the protein MYSFQPNCWSEHEELEVVMLCAPSKLDVPDLKTAENVQWSASVHQARALENFLELKGVLENEGVKVIDYSQELPAQEQQLSDQLLNRYFVRDLACVFGNQIVPGEAGISMRRPEYVHAHTLLEKWFPKHYNHNKDPRKALEFGDVLILNKDAVLINIGVRTTIEGVESIKEKIFEAGFCEIGIIDLPRSSDTLHLDMNCNVANEDLVMAKSFMRYFPVHVMTSQTTRFDMTDQFLKRHGFEVYWLDKYKSIPDINFLNLNPETLLISKKATKQPFKNHPKLQKKNIIEIEVTELEKGGGGIRCMTMPLVRKR
- a CDS encoding amino acid permease, which produces MALKTSKGRMSWWQLSLLGVGCTLGTGFFLGTSMAIEKSGPAVLIPFLVAAIGTYLVYDALVKMSVNNPDKGSFRTYAKQAFGKWAGFSNGWVYLMSEMLIMGSQLMALGIFTQFWFPTWPLWVATSIFAILGLMVILTGMKGFENFQNIFGVLKTAAIVMFIVIAVMLVFKGFNGEPRQVYALTENYQSFFSEGVKGIWLGLLYAFYAFGGIEVMGLLVIDLKDPKQAPKAGKVMIVALTTIYVIAIGFALTLVPWGDFHVDESPFITALKNFHIPYVTDIINGILIIAGFSTMVASLYAVLTILTTLAEDRDAPACLAKKGKQKVPLPAFLFVTGGLIITIVIGFLIPEKIFEYLITAAGLMLIYNWLFILVTYAKLMDLSTAQHIKNSIGMVLIAVTVSGTLGEKTSRLGFYVSLLFLVIIGIATLLMMKKWRNHQRT